From a region of the Neobacillus niacini genome:
- a CDS encoding FtsW/RodA/SpoVE family cell cycle protein → MTSSKNTTSKLDYSLVFILLLLFLASCLSIYSAQASGQYDSNFLIKQIIFYGIGCGIIAAVIRLDSDQLKKLAWYAYGVGIMLLVFLIIAPESIAPVINGAKNWFKVPGIGSLQPSEFVKIFIIVALAKVIEDHHQKNPVKTISSDFWLLIKLGIVTMVPLILIIKQDLGTSLVFIAILLGMIFISGITWKLLVPIFSVGTALISVIFYFVLLKPEVLEKYLGVKQYQFSRIYSWLDPYNFQSSAGYQLTRSLLAIGSGQTGGKGYGNREVYLPESHTDFIFSVVGEEYGFIGASVLVSLFFLLIYHITKVGMETKNNFYTYICVGVISMITFHVFQNIGMTIGVLPITGIPLPFISYGGSSLMGNMLGLGLIFSIRYHYKKYMFSTTD, encoded by the coding sequence ATGACATCATCTAAAAATACAACTTCAAAACTTGATTATAGTCTTGTTTTTATTTTACTTTTATTATTTTTGGCCAGCTGCTTATCGATTTATAGTGCGCAGGCAAGCGGTCAATATGACAGTAACTTCCTTATAAAGCAAATTATCTTTTATGGAATTGGCTGCGGAATTATTGCTGCCGTCATTAGGCTCGACTCCGACCAATTAAAAAAGTTGGCTTGGTATGCTTACGGTGTAGGAATAATGTTGTTGGTTTTTTTAATCATAGCGCCAGAAAGCATTGCACCTGTAATCAATGGGGCAAAAAACTGGTTTAAGGTCCCTGGAATCGGGTCACTTCAGCCGTCAGAGTTTGTCAAAATCTTTATTATCGTAGCCCTAGCAAAAGTAATTGAGGATCATCACCAAAAGAATCCAGTTAAAACAATCTCCTCTGACTTTTGGCTATTAATAAAGCTTGGAATCGTCACGATGGTCCCATTAATCCTAATTATTAAGCAAGACTTAGGAACTTCGCTCGTATTTATCGCTATTCTATTAGGGATGATTTTTATTTCCGGCATTACATGGAAATTACTAGTTCCAATCTTTTCAGTTGGAACGGCACTTATTTCGGTTATTTTTTATTTTGTATTGTTGAAGCCAGAAGTTCTTGAAAAATATTTGGGTGTGAAGCAGTATCAATTTAGTCGTATCTACTCTTGGCTGGATCCTTATAATTTTCAAAGCTCAGCAGGGTACCAGCTGACACGATCACTCTTAGCCATTGGCTCAGGACAAACAGGTGGTAAAGGGTACGGGAATAGAGAAGTATATTTACCTGAAAGCCATACTGATTTTATCTTTAGTGTTGTTGGCGAGGAGTATGGTTTTATTGGTGCGAGTGTGCTCGTAAGTTTATTTTTCTTGCTGATTTATCATATTACCAAGGTTGGTATGGAGACGAAGAACAATTTTTATACGTACATTTGCGTGGGAGTTATCAGCATGATTACCTTCCATGTCTTCCAAAATATCGGGATGACGATAGGAGTACTGCCGATTACGGGTATTCCATTACCGTTTATCAGCTATGGAGGAAGTTCATTAATGGGGAATATGCTTGGGTTGGGATTAATCTTCTCAATCAGATACCATTATAAAAAATACATGTTTTCAACAACTGATTAA
- a CDS encoding ABC transporter substrate-binding protein codes for MKGFKNLFAVISLIALFLLAACGNTEEKPATQNDDDTKTQDTSYTVEHAMGSTTLDKTPKKVVILTNEGTEALLALGIKPVGAVQSWLGDPWYDHIKEDMDGVEVVGVESEVNLEKIATLKPDLIIGNKLRQEAVYSQLSAIAPTVFSETLRGDWKENFKLYAKALNLEEKGNEVLTDFDNHVADLKEKLGDKVNQEVSVVRFMAGKSRIYYTDSFSGIIFDQVGLKRASQQAELFTPDNKLGNLAIEVGKEVIPKMDGDILFYFTYAPNGDQAALDTAKEWTNDPLWKNLNAVKNGKAYEVSDATWNTAGGVLAANIMLDDLEKIMLEK; via the coding sequence ATGAAAGGTTTTAAAAATTTATTTGCAGTCATTTCATTAATTGCTCTTTTCCTTCTTGCTGCCTGCGGTAATACGGAAGAAAAACCGGCCACACAAAATGATGATGACACTAAAACACAGGACACTAGCTATACGGTAGAACATGCAATGGGGTCCACAACATTAGATAAAACACCTAAAAAAGTTGTTATTTTAACCAATGAAGGTACTGAAGCTTTACTTGCACTTGGAATTAAGCCAGTTGGTGCTGTTCAATCTTGGCTTGGAGATCCGTGGTATGATCATATTAAAGAGGATATGGACGGTGTTGAAGTTGTTGGCGTTGAGAGTGAAGTGAATTTAGAAAAAATCGCTACACTTAAACCTGATTTAATTATCGGAAACAAGCTTCGTCAAGAAGCTGTTTACAGCCAATTAAGTGCAATTGCTCCTACTGTTTTTTCCGAAACCCTTAGAGGTGATTGGAAAGAAAACTTTAAACTATATGCAAAAGCTTTAAACCTAGAAGAAAAAGGGAACGAAGTACTTACTGATTTTGATAATCACGTTGCAGACTTGAAAGAGAAACTTGGTGATAAAGTAAATCAAGAAGTATCGGTTGTCCGTTTTATGGCTGGAAAGTCTCGTATCTATTATACTGATTCTTTCTCTGGTATTATATTTGATCAAGTTGGTCTAAAACGCGCTTCGCAACAGGCAGAGCTTTTTACTCCTGATAACAAACTGGGTAACCTTGCTATCGAAGTTGGAAAAGAAGTTATTCCGAAAATGGACGGTGACATCCTTTTCTATTTCACATATGCTCCAAATGGTGATCAAGCAGCGCTTGATACAGCAAAAGAATGGACAAATGATCCACTTTGGAAAAATTTAAATGCCGTAAAAAATGGAAAAGCCTATGAAGTTAGTGATGCTACTTGGAATACTGCGGGCGGCGTCCTTGCTGCAAACATCATGCTTGATGATCTTGAAAAAATCATGCTAGAAAAGTAA
- a CDS encoding FecCD family ABC transporter permease, with protein MLLKQTGQRWAGLFIAIIILLLLMAASIVYGYTDTTWKMAIEALTNFNGSNEHIVIQSVRIPRAFIAAAVGASLAISGVLMQTVTKNPLASPDIFGVNAGAGVAVVIAVTVFSVGSLQLFTWLSFFGAAVAAISVYAIGSVGREGLTPMKLTLAGAAMTALFASFTQGILVLNEAALEQVLFWLAGSVAGRSLNNLIAVLPYLIGGWIISLIIATKMNVLSMGEDVAKGLGLNTALLKITIGIVVILLSGGAVAVAGPIGFIGIVVPHLTRSIVGIDHRWVIPFSGLLGGVLLLAADIASRYILMPQEVPVGVMTAIIGTPFFIYIARKGFNGR; from the coding sequence ATGCTGCTAAAACAAACTGGCCAAAGGTGGGCTGGACTTTTTATTGCTATTATTATATTGCTTCTCTTAATGGCAGCAAGTATTGTCTACGGATATACAGATACGACATGGAAAATGGCTATAGAGGCCTTAACCAATTTTAATGGTTCTAATGAACATATTGTTATTCAATCTGTTAGAATCCCACGTGCATTTATTGCCGCAGCGGTGGGGGCAAGTTTAGCGATTTCAGGTGTCTTAATGCAGACAGTAACGAAAAATCCTCTAGCATCCCCGGATATCTTTGGTGTAAATGCCGGAGCTGGGGTTGCTGTTGTTATAGCTGTAACCGTCTTTAGTGTTGGAAGTCTTCAACTGTTTACTTGGTTATCCTTTTTTGGTGCAGCTGTAGCTGCAATAAGTGTCTATGCAATTGGGTCAGTCGGAAGAGAAGGGTTGACCCCGATGAAACTGACTCTAGCGGGTGCTGCAATGACAGCATTATTTGCCTCTTTTACACAAGGAATACTTGTCCTAAATGAAGCAGCCTTGGAGCAAGTATTATTTTGGCTTGCGGGATCAGTGGCAGGGAGAAGCCTTAATAATTTAATAGCTGTACTTCCTTATTTAATTGGAGGCTGGATTATTTCGTTGATTATTGCAACAAAAATGAATGTCTTATCCATGGGGGAGGATGTAGCCAAAGGTCTTGGTTTAAACACAGCTCTATTAAAAATTACGATTGGAATAGTGGTAATCCTCCTTTCAGGTGGTGCAGTTGCTGTTGCAGGACCAATTGGATTTATTGGTATTGTCGTTCCACATCTTACCCGTTCTATAGTGGGAATAGATCATCGCTGGGTAATCCCATTTTCAGGCCTTTTAGGAGGAGTGCTTTTACTGGCAGCGGATATCGCCTCCCGATATATTTTAATGCCTCAGGAAGTCCCAGTCGGCGTTATGACGGCGATTATTGGAACCCCATTTTTCATTTATATTGCTAGAAAGGGGTTCAATGGGCGATGA
- a CDS encoding FecCD family ABC transporter permease: protein MSKYKIFRIKQGKVSYLIDKKALFVFIGLLLGTAAVFVISTGLGEMKISPLNVLKVFFGGGSEMEALVIQSFRLPRIIVALMAGMGLAVAGGILQGMIRNPLASPDILGITGGASVAVVGFLAIFSDKNHVLTVSIHWLPLAAFIGAAVVAFLVYTLAWKNGVSPIRLILIGIGLMSLTKALTTFMMVLGPIYQASQANIWITGTVYGSTWKNVGALVPWIIVLIIIAFIYSRNVNIQELGDEVATGLGGRVQKQRLVLMLLSTGLVGGSVAFAGGIGFVGLMAPHMARRLVGSAFGALLPVSALLGGILVMLADLVGRTLFSPLEIPAGVFTASIGAPYFIYLLFKTRNT, encoded by the coding sequence ATGAGTAAATACAAAATCTTTAGAATCAAACAAGGGAAGGTCTCTTATTTAATTGATAAAAAAGCATTATTTGTGTTTATCGGATTGTTACTTGGAACCGCAGCTGTTTTTGTTATAAGTACAGGGTTGGGAGAAATGAAGATAAGCCCTTTAAATGTATTGAAGGTATTTTTTGGCGGAGGGTCTGAAATGGAGGCCCTTGTCATTCAATCGTTCCGATTACCAAGAATCATTGTTGCCTTGATGGCGGGGATGGGATTGGCAGTAGCAGGGGGGATTTTGCAAGGTATGATACGAAACCCCCTAGCCTCCCCTGATATCTTAGGGATTACCGGCGGTGCATCGGTAGCGGTTGTAGGTTTCTTGGCTATTTTTAGTGATAAAAATCATGTATTAACGGTAAGTATTCATTGGCTGCCCTTAGCCGCATTTATCGGTGCAGCAGTCGTGGCATTTCTCGTTTATACTTTGGCATGGAAAAATGGGGTTTCTCCTATTAGACTAATTTTAATTGGCATAGGATTGATGAGCTTAACGAAAGCTCTGACTACCTTTATGATGGTGTTAGGTCCAATTTATCAAGCAAGCCAGGCGAACATATGGATTACGGGTACCGTCTACGGTTCCACTTGGAAAAATGTAGGTGCCCTAGTTCCATGGATAATCGTACTGATTATTATTGCATTCATCTATTCAAGAAATGTGAACATTCAGGAACTTGGTGATGAAGTAGCAACAGGCCTTGGTGGACGGGTGCAAAAACAACGCTTGGTTTTAATGCTGCTAAGTACTGGCTTGGTTGGGGGTTCAGTAGCTTTCGCTGGAGGGATCGGTTTTGTGGGCTTAATGGCGCCGCATATGGCCAGGAGATTAGTGGGTTCTGCTTTTGGTGCGTTGCTGCCTGTATCAGCACTCCTAGGTGGTATTTTGGTAATGCTTGCAGATTTAGTTGGGCGAACATTATTTTCACCATTAGAAATTCCTGCAGGGGTTTTTACGGCAAGTATAGGGGCACCATACTTTATCTATCTTTTATTTAAGACGAGAAATACTTAG
- a CDS encoding ABC transporter ATP-binding protein: MNAIETKNLSLSYGDTLIIDELNLKIPKGEISVFIGANGCGKSTLLRSIARLLKPKSGAVILEGEAISKLSTKEVAKKMAILPQSPTAPEGLTVLQLVKQGRYPHQSWLKQWSEEDEKKVNDALKATRLEDLKERPVDSLSGGQRQRAWIAMTLAQDTDVILLDEPTTYLDMTHQIEILDLLFELNEKKKRTVVMVLHDLNLACRYAHNIVALKDQKVYDQGRPEYVINRNLVKNVFGMECEVTLDPLFGTPLCIPYGKGRRILQKAAVSHG; encoded by the coding sequence ATGAATGCGATTGAAACGAAAAATTTATCACTTTCATACGGGGATACACTCATCATTGATGAATTAAATTTAAAAATTCCTAAAGGTGAAATTTCCGTTTTTATTGGGGCGAATGGCTGCGGAAAGTCTACTCTCCTTCGTTCAATCGCGCGTCTTCTTAAGCCGAAATCTGGTGCTGTTATTTTGGAAGGAGAAGCAATTTCAAAGCTTTCCACGAAAGAAGTGGCAAAGAAAATGGCGATTTTGCCACAGTCACCAACAGCACCAGAAGGGTTGACGGTTTTGCAGCTAGTTAAACAAGGGCGCTATCCACATCAATCATGGTTAAAGCAATGGTCAGAAGAAGATGAGAAAAAGGTCAATGACGCCTTAAAGGCTACAAGGCTAGAGGATTTAAAGGAAAGACCTGTTGATTCTCTTTCAGGCGGTCAGAGGCAGCGTGCCTGGATTGCGATGACGTTGGCCCAGGATACGGATGTTATACTTTTAGATGAGCCCACCACTTATTTGGATATGACACACCAAATCGAGATTCTTGACCTTCTATTCGAATTAAATGAAAAGAAAAAGAGAACGGTTGTGATGGTCCTGCATGATCTGAATCTAGCCTGCCGATATGCACATAATATTGTTGCATTAAAAGATCAGAAGGTGTATGACCAAGGTAGGCCAGAGTATGTAATCAACCGCAATCTTGTTAAAAATGTATTTGGCATGGAATGTGAAGTAACATTGGATCCTTTATTCGGAACACCGCTATGTATTCCTTATGGAAAAGGAAGACGTATTCTCCAAAAGGCGGCTGTGTCCCATGGGTAA
- the fhuF gene encoding siderophore-iron reductase FhuF, whose amino-acid sequence MGNILAENDLSLLQKYRLQLETGLSFNVAKLLDTSFAFDFMRNLAYSIGSPSERAATSIFIKRYAFIAVISLFAMTTANKKLNLSLDNIEMEEAERGKDWLPMISLKDQSIEEWNGEDRNEWRKGVYRDLFAHNIYPIIEHFEKTFKVSKLILWENIAVYLFWLYETELNEIENPNVQSDFKFLIKEAEGNLFGNYHLNPIQKYYSVKHSQDEIRMRKTCCFTYQLGTKRCKTCPCTHIAKDGVCYDGESFCGAVPSVT is encoded by the coding sequence ATGGGTAATATTCTTGCAGAAAATGATTTGAGTCTTTTACAGAAATATAGGCTCCAATTAGAAACTGGCCTATCATTTAATGTTGCAAAACTACTGGATACGTCTTTTGCATTCGACTTCATGAGGAATTTAGCGTATTCAATCGGTTCGCCTTCCGAAAGAGCGGCAACCTCCATTTTTATAAAGAGATATGCATTTATTGCCGTTATTTCTCTTTTTGCCATGACGACCGCTAATAAGAAACTGAATTTATCCTTGGATAATATTGAAATGGAGGAAGCTGAACGTGGTAAAGACTGGCTGCCGATGATTTCGCTAAAGGATCAATCTATAGAGGAATGGAATGGTGAAGACCGTAATGAGTGGAGGAAGGGTGTTTACCGCGACCTTTTTGCACACAATATCTACCCTATTATTGAGCATTTTGAAAAAACGTTCAAGGTTTCAAAACTCATCCTGTGGGAAAATATCGCCGTCTATCTATTCTGGCTATATGAGACAGAATTAAATGAAATAGAAAACCCAAATGTTCAAAGTGACTTCAAATTCTTAATTAAGGAAGCAGAGGGTAATCTGTTTGGTAATTACCATCTTAATCCTATTCAAAAATACTATTCAGTGAAGCATTCTCAAGATGAGATAAGGATGAGAAAAACATGTTGTTTTACCTATCAGCTTGGGACCAAAAGATGTAAAACATGCCCATGTACCCATATTGCAAAGGATGGAGTGTGCTACGATGGAGAAAGTTTTTGCGGAGCAGTTCCAAGCGTTACTTGA
- a CDS encoding DUF2573 family protein yields MEKVFAEQFQALLEKYSELLVGESNVETTEKVKAWALYTHIAKSMPTLAKHWNELYPEAKEEMKSIINEIKLLNEQHRQSK; encoded by the coding sequence ATGGAGAAAGTTTTTGCGGAGCAGTTCCAAGCGTTACTTGAAAAGTATAGTGAGCTGCTGGTTGGCGAATCAAACGTGGAGACAACAGAAAAGGTAAAGGCATGGGCTCTGTATACTCATATTGCGAAGTCCATGCCAACCCTAGCGAAGCACTGGAATGAACTCTATCCGGAAGCTAAGGAAGAAATGAAATCAATCATTAATGAAATTAAACTGCTAAATGAACAGCATAGGCAATCTAAGTGA
- the glnA gene encoding type I glutamate--ammonia ligase, whose protein sequence is MTEAILSNVKDEFAIIEKIKEEINKKNVELLHLQFVDIEGILKHVTVTSEQLEDVVEGKIMFDGSSIKGFSPINKSDLYLQPDLTTFSVLPWTVEEGYSEARFLCSVKNPDGSWYEGDTRNVLKKTVERAADKGYTISVGPELEFFLFKTDENGYPTQELSDKAGYFEPSPKDLGERVRLEIYRALKAMGFVIEASHHEVAEGQHEINFKYADALGAADLSTTYKWVVKTIAKKYNLHATFMPKPVFGINGSGMHVNMSFFKGNENAFFDPADDLQLSNQAYQFIAGLLENVKSFTAVTNPLVNSYKRLVPGYEAPCYIAWSASNRSALIRIPAKKGMATRVELRCPDPSANPYLTFAVIAAAGLDGIEQELQVPFPINEDIFHMTEERRGELGIESLPGSLAAAVKELEDGEIGRKTLGNHVYDEFVAAKKAEWDSYRTAVHAWEIENYQAKF, encoded by the coding sequence ATGACTGAGGCTATACTTTCAAATGTAAAAGACGAATTTGCAATTATCGAAAAAATTAAAGAAGAAATAAATAAAAAAAATGTTGAACTTCTTCACTTACAGTTTGTAGATATCGAAGGTATTTTGAAACACGTAACGGTTACAAGTGAGCAATTGGAAGATGTAGTCGAAGGAAAAATCATGTTTGATGGCTCCTCAATTAAAGGATTTTCACCAATAAATAAATCTGATTTATACTTACAGCCAGATTTAACAACATTCTCCGTTTTACCATGGACAGTAGAAGAAGGATATTCAGAAGCACGTTTTCTATGTTCGGTTAAAAATCCAGATGGGTCTTGGTACGAAGGTGACACTAGAAATGTATTAAAGAAAACAGTGGAACGAGCTGCGGATAAAGGATACACCATTTCTGTAGGTCCAGAGCTTGAATTTTTCCTGTTTAAGACTGACGAAAACGGATATCCAACACAGGAACTTAGTGATAAAGCTGGTTATTTTGAACCGTCACCTAAAGACCTTGGAGAGCGTGTTCGATTAGAGATATACAGGGCGTTAAAGGCGATGGGTTTCGTTATTGAAGCGTCTCACCATGAAGTTGCTGAAGGACAGCATGAAATTAATTTTAAGTATGCAGATGCCCTAGGTGCAGCGGACCTTTCCACTACATATAAATGGGTTGTAAAAACAATAGCGAAGAAATATAACCTTCATGCTACCTTCATGCCTAAACCAGTTTTTGGGATAAATGGTTCCGGAATGCATGTCAACATGTCTTTCTTCAAAGGAAATGAAAATGCATTTTTTGATCCTGCTGATGATTTGCAACTATCGAATCAAGCGTATCAATTTATTGCAGGACTGCTGGAAAATGTTAAAAGTTTTACGGCGGTAACCAATCCGCTTGTAAACTCTTATAAGCGTTTAGTACCTGGATATGAAGCGCCTTGTTATATCGCATGGAGCGCATCAAACCGTTCAGCGTTAATTCGAATTCCGGCAAAAAAAGGGATGGCCACCCGTGTTGAATTGCGCTGTCCTGATCCGTCAGCAAATCCTTACTTAACCTTTGCAGTGATTGCAGCTGCTGGTTTAGATGGCATCGAACAAGAATTACAAGTACCGTTTCCAATCAATGAAGATATTTTCCATATGACTGAAGAGCGTCGCGGTGAACTAGGTATTGAAAGCCTTCCTGGCAGTCTAGCCGCTGCGGTAAAGGAATTAGAAGATGGAGAGATTGGACGTAAAACATTAGGGAACCATGTTTATGATGAGTTTGTAGCTGCAAAAAAAGCAGAATGGGATAGTTATCGTACAGCTGTTCATGCTTGGGAAATTGAAAATTATCAAGCAAAGTTTTAA
- a CDS encoding YuzL family protein codes for MGKMKKNPSKSGVSAASVQGNAGPGGEQSQKDKVNSQNNQFKK; via the coding sequence ATGGGCAAAATGAAGAAAAACCCATCTAAAAGTGGTGTAAGCGCCGCTAGCGTTCAAGGAAACGCCGGTCCTGGCGGGGAACAGTCACAAAAAGACAAAGTGAACAGTCAAAATAATCAATTTAAAAAATAA